A segment of the Peptococcaceae bacterium genome:
CGGTTTAACAGTTGCGGGCATCGGCATAGGTATAGTGTTTTTAGAGCTGATGATCCTGGTGCTGGTGATATTCCTGATCAGCACCGCTTCCAAAAGGATAGAAGGCAAAAAGAGCAGCGCCGCTGCCGTTACCGTGAAGCAAGAAGAAGACCATAAAGTGCAGGAAGAGCAGGCCCAAAGCGAGGAC
Coding sequences within it:
- a CDS encoding OadG family protein, giving the protein MFGFGLTVAGIGIGIVFLELMILVLVIFLISTASKRIEGKKSSAAAVTVKQEEDHKVQEEQAQSEDEVMAVIAAAVAACFQGQTTIRSITRITGTSAPAWSHAGRQETMALRQL